The following proteins are co-located in the Microplitis demolitor isolate Queensland-Clemson2020A chromosome 5, iyMicDemo2.1a, whole genome shotgun sequence genome:
- the LOC103569513 gene encoding transcription factor cwo isoform X1, whose amino-acid sequence MMDTQNYWDESSAHSMQVKYESLDGRSCKDEIYRMGIGAGYCDGNLNFTTASEDDEVYTKKKVSRQDPMSHRIIEKRRRDRMNNCLADLSRLIPTEYLKKGRGRVEKTEIIEMAIRHMKFLQGAHQDTKHPSVTTIHNHPEDSVDSVSHSASGSIAAEHYRMGFQECLSETVHFLVEGEGFFARDSLCVQLINHLQQHCEKIVATSDRLGFPHPEMPTLNDASVPNFVHTSIPTLSPPNNHSDRGSSSGVSSLSDSERPQPIIPPPTIVSDDSNHSTHSNTASSSVPRPSNYKFKSSIKQRFSAERIKSSPLPTSEKSHGVPIFALHEAGSFYIPLTVDSGFIRPHMSYVADTGPDVVLHPVTISVNFNQTTTPAWSPQYSPRHQDHL is encoded by the exons ATGATGGATACTCAGAATTATTGGGATGAAAGTTCTGCACATTCTATGCAGGTGAAATATGAAAg TTTGGACGGAAGATCATGCAAAGATGAAATATATAGAATGGGAATTGGTGCAGGATATTGTGATGGAAATCTTAATTTTACAACAGCATCCGAAGATGATGAagtttacacaaaaaaaaaagtttctaga CAAGATCCAATGTCACATAGAATTATCGAGAAACGAAGAAGAGATCGTATGAATAATTGCTTAGCTGATCTTAGTCGACTCATACCAACTGAGTACTTGAAAAAAGGCCGAGGAAGAGTTGAAAAGACGGAAATTATCGAAATGGCTATTCGGCATATGAAATTTCTTCAAGGAGCTCATcaag atacaAAACATCCTTCGGTAACGACTATTCATAATCACCCAGAAGATAGTGTTGATAGTGTTTCACATTCAGCATCTGGATCAATAGCTGCTGAGCATTACAGAATGGGCTTCCAAGAGTGTCTCAGTGAAACGGTACATTTCCTTGTTGAGGGAGAAGGTTTTTTTGCCCGAGACTCCCTCTGcgtacaattaattaatcatttgcAACAGCACTGTGAAAAAATCGTTGCtacaa gTGATAGACTAGGATTTCCTCATCCAGAAATGCCAACGTTAAATGATGCAAGTGTTCCGAATTTCGTTCACACAAGTATTCCAACACTTAGTCCGCCAAACAATCATTCAGATCGTGGTTCAAGTTCGGGAGTTAGTTCATTGAGTGATTCAGAGCGTCCTCAACCTATTATTCCACCTCCTACAATAGTCAGTGATGACAGTAATCACAGTACACATTCAAATACCGCATCTTCATCAGTTCCCAGGccgtcaaattataaatttaagagtTCGATAAAACAAAGATTTTCAGCAGAAAGAATAAAGTCGAGCCCATTACCCACTTCAGAAAAGTCACACGGCGTACCAATATTTGCTTTACATGAAGCTGGATCATTTTATATTCCACTGACAGTTGATTCTGGCTTTATTAGACCACACATGTCTTATGTAGCTGATACAGGACCTGATGTTGTACTTCATCCAGTGACGATATCCGTTAATTTCAATCAGACGACTACTCCAGCGTGGTCACCTCAATATAGTCCTAGACATCAAGAtcatttgtaa
- the LOC103569513 gene encoding transcription factor cwo isoform X3 — MGIGAGYCDGNLNFTTASEDDEVYTKKKVSRQDPMSHRIIEKRRRDRMNNCLADLSRLIPTEYLKKGRGRVEKTEIIEMAIRHMKFLQGAHQDTKHPSVTTIHNHPEDSVDSVSHSASGSIAAEHYRMGFQECLSETVHFLVEGEGFFARDSLCVQLINHLQQHCEKIVATSDRLGFPHPEMPTLNDASVPNFVHTSIPTLSPPNNHSDRGSSSGVSSLSDSERPQPIIPPPTIVSDDSNHSTHSNTASSSVPRPSNYKFKSSIKQRFSAERIKSSPLPTSEKSHGVPIFALHEAGSFYIPLTVDSGFIRPHMSYVADTGPDVVLHPVTISVNFNQTTTPAWSPQYSPRHQDHL; from the exons ATGGGAATTGGTGCAGGATATTGTGATGGAAATCTTAATTTTACAACAGCATCCGAAGATGATGAagtttacacaaaaaaaaaagtttctaga CAAGATCCAATGTCACATAGAATTATCGAGAAACGAAGAAGAGATCGTATGAATAATTGCTTAGCTGATCTTAGTCGACTCATACCAACTGAGTACTTGAAAAAAGGCCGAGGAAGAGTTGAAAAGACGGAAATTATCGAAATGGCTATTCGGCATATGAAATTTCTTCAAGGAGCTCATcaag atacaAAACATCCTTCGGTAACGACTATTCATAATCACCCAGAAGATAGTGTTGATAGTGTTTCACATTCAGCATCTGGATCAATAGCTGCTGAGCATTACAGAATGGGCTTCCAAGAGTGTCTCAGTGAAACGGTACATTTCCTTGTTGAGGGAGAAGGTTTTTTTGCCCGAGACTCCCTCTGcgtacaattaattaatcatttgcAACAGCACTGTGAAAAAATCGTTGCtacaa gTGATAGACTAGGATTTCCTCATCCAGAAATGCCAACGTTAAATGATGCAAGTGTTCCGAATTTCGTTCACACAAGTATTCCAACACTTAGTCCGCCAAACAATCATTCAGATCGTGGTTCAAGTTCGGGAGTTAGTTCATTGAGTGATTCAGAGCGTCCTCAACCTATTATTCCACCTCCTACAATAGTCAGTGATGACAGTAATCACAGTACACATTCAAATACCGCATCTTCATCAGTTCCCAGGccgtcaaattataaatttaagagtTCGATAAAACAAAGATTTTCAGCAGAAAGAATAAAGTCGAGCCCATTACCCACTTCAGAAAAGTCACACGGCGTACCAATATTTGCTTTACATGAAGCTGGATCATTTTATATTCCACTGACAGTTGATTCTGGCTTTATTAGACCACACATGTCTTATGTAGCTGATACAGGACCTGATGTTGTACTTCATCCAGTGACGATATCCGTTAATTTCAATCAGACGACTACTCCAGCGTGGTCACCTCAATATAGTCCTAGACATCAAGAtcatttgtaa
- the LOC103569513 gene encoding transcription factor cwo isoform X2 yields MVTHSMENILKMQYYTPTNQDEALSSSPLSGKKRCLNKEQDPMSHRIIEKRRRDRMNNCLADLSRLIPTEYLKKGRGRVEKTEIIEMAIRHMKFLQGAHQDTKHPSVTTIHNHPEDSVDSVSHSASGSIAAEHYRMGFQECLSETVHFLVEGEGFFARDSLCVQLINHLQQHCEKIVATSDRLGFPHPEMPTLNDASVPNFVHTSIPTLSPPNNHSDRGSSSGVSSLSDSERPQPIIPPPTIVSDDSNHSTHSNTASSSVPRPSNYKFKSSIKQRFSAERIKSSPLPTSEKSHGVPIFALHEAGSFYIPLTVDSGFIRPHMSYVADTGPDVVLHPVTISVNFNQTTTPAWSPQYSPRHQDHL; encoded by the exons atggTAACACATAgtatggaaaatattttaaaaatgcagtATTACACGCCGACGAATCAAGACGAAGCGCTGAGTTCGTCGCCGTTAAGCGGGAAAAAACGTTGTTTAAATAAAGAG CAAGATCCAATGTCACATAGAATTATCGAGAAACGAAGAAGAGATCGTATGAATAATTGCTTAGCTGATCTTAGTCGACTCATACCAACTGAGTACTTGAAAAAAGGCCGAGGAAGAGTTGAAAAGACGGAAATTATCGAAATGGCTATTCGGCATATGAAATTTCTTCAAGGAGCTCATcaag atacaAAACATCCTTCGGTAACGACTATTCATAATCACCCAGAAGATAGTGTTGATAGTGTTTCACATTCAGCATCTGGATCAATAGCTGCTGAGCATTACAGAATGGGCTTCCAAGAGTGTCTCAGTGAAACGGTACATTTCCTTGTTGAGGGAGAAGGTTTTTTTGCCCGAGACTCCCTCTGcgtacaattaattaatcatttgcAACAGCACTGTGAAAAAATCGTTGCtacaa gTGATAGACTAGGATTTCCTCATCCAGAAATGCCAACGTTAAATGATGCAAGTGTTCCGAATTTCGTTCACACAAGTATTCCAACACTTAGTCCGCCAAACAATCATTCAGATCGTGGTTCAAGTTCGGGAGTTAGTTCATTGAGTGATTCAGAGCGTCCTCAACCTATTATTCCACCTCCTACAATAGTCAGTGATGACAGTAATCACAGTACACATTCAAATACCGCATCTTCATCAGTTCCCAGGccgtcaaattataaatttaagagtTCGATAAAACAAAGATTTTCAGCAGAAAGAATAAAGTCGAGCCCATTACCCACTTCAGAAAAGTCACACGGCGTACCAATATTTGCTTTACATGAAGCTGGATCATTTTATATTCCACTGACAGTTGATTCTGGCTTTATTAGACCACACATGTCTTATGTAGCTGATACAGGACCTGATGTTGTACTTCATCCAGTGACGATATCCGTTAATTTCAATCAGACGACTACTCCAGCGTGGTCACCTCAATATAGTCCTAGACATCAAGAtcatttgtaa
- the LOC106693917 gene encoding eukaryotic translation initiation factor 3 subunit C-like, with product MPSYLLKKLNTKDFEEEIAKFRENPDLDDYEEDDKPKEDSEFEDEEDRPPVVKKSGSEVSVPDIPKIKKASMPDDDQSESESDWGSDSDSDSESSDDDGQYQNILERFIKKATDKDDDEDKAKKKEQRKERKDKERKKKRDEDDDEGEWETVKGGLVVPCEKPKMFAKDAEINVPAVLKKLSEIIAARGKKRTDRREQIEFLYELLSIAALHNLGPAITVKIIFSIVSSIFDYNPKVSDAMKPEYWSKLLERISEMLGILLANPDMQIAEHINEDAEEFENPPFKLHGCVLTLVERLDEEFTKLLKECDPHSNEYVERLKDEKQVANIIDKVQEYLERHGSVSERCRIYLRKIEHLYYKFDPNVLKQKDGEIPATVVTSVQVMEKLCKYAYAYDGTDRLRTRAILAHIYHHALHDNWFQARDLILMSHLQETIQHSDPATQILYNRTIAHLGLCAFRHANIKDAHNCLVDLMMTGKVKELLAQGLLPQRQHERSKEQEKIEKQRQMPFHMHINLELLECVYLVSAMLIEIPYMAAHEFDARRRMISKTFYQQLRSSERQSLVGPPESMREHVVAAAKAMRNGNWSACNNFIINEKMNAKVWDLFYQADKVRAMLTRLIKEEALRTYLFTYSHVYDSISMPTLADMFQLKRPVVHSIISKMIINEELMASLDDPSETVVMHRSEPSRLQSLALQLTDKVNNFVDSNERIFEMKQGNFFSRGNHGNFRDRQNYNRQGADWNRQRRDRDRNREENRNY from the exons atgccATCATATCTGCTTAAAAAACTTAACACAAAAGATTTTGAGGAAGAAATCGCTAAGTTCAGAGAAAATCCAGACTTAGACGATTACGAAGAAGATGATAAACCGAAAGAAGATTCAGAATTTGAAGATGAAGAGGATCGACCTCCAGTTGTTAAAAAATCTGGATCAGAAGTGAGTGTACCAGATATACCGAAAATAAAGAAAGCTTCGATGCCAGATGACGATCAAAGCGAAAGTGAATCTGACTGGGGCAGTGATTCTGATAGCGATAGCGAAAGTAGTGACGATGATGGTCAGTATCAGAACATTCTCGAACGTTTCATTAAAAAAGCAACCGAtaaagatgatgatgaagacaAAGCTAAAAAGAAGGAACAGCGTAAAGAGCGGAAAGATAAAGAACGGAAGAAGAAGCGcgatgaagatgatgatgaaggtGAATGGGAAACTGTCAAAGGTGGTCTTGTTGTTCCGTGTGAAAAACCTAAAATGTTTGCTAAAGATGCTGAAATAAATGTACCAGCTGTACTGAAAAAACTTAGCGAAATAATTGCAGCGCGTGGTAAAAAACGTACTGATAGACGTGAACAAATAGAGTTTTTATATGAACTACTATCCATTGCTGCATTACATAATCTTGGCCCAGCaattactgtaaaaattatattctcaATAGTATCTTCTATTTTTGATTACAATCCAAAGGTATCAGATGCAATGAAACCTGAATACTGGTCTAAATTATTAGAGCGCATTTCAGAAATGCTGGGTATACTTCTTGCTAATCCTGATATGCAAATTGCTGAACACATTAATGAAGACGCtgaagaatttgaaaatcCTCCATTCAAACTTCATGGATGTGTGCTTACACTCGTTGAACGTTTGGATGAAGAATTCACGAAACTTTTGAAAGAGTGTGATCCTCATAGTAACGAATACGTTGAAAGATTGAAAGATGAAAAACAAGTTGccaatattattgataaagttCAAGAATATTTGGAACGTCATGGCAGCGTATCAGAACGTTGTCGTATTTACTTACGAAAAATTGAACATCTTTACTACAAATTCGATCCGAATGTATTGAAACAAAAAGACGGTGAAATTCCAGCAACCGTTGTTACATCTGTCCAGGTTATGGAAAAACTTTGCAAATATGCCTACGCTTATGATGGAACTGACCGTCTTCGTACCCGGGCTATTCTCGCCCACATATATCATCACGCTCTTCATGATAATTGGTTCCAAGCACGTGATCTTATTTTGATGTCTCATCTTCAGGAGACTATCCAACATTCTGATCCTGCAACGCAGATTCTTTATAACCGAACGATTGCACATCTTGGTCTGTGTGCATTCCGACATGCCAACATCAAAGATGCTCACAACTGTCTTGTAGATTTGATGATGACTGGTAAAGTTAAAGAATTATTAGCACAAGGTCTTTTGCCCCAACGGCAGCATGAGCGTAGCAAAGAAcaggaaaaaattgaaaagcaACGTCAGATGCCGTTCCATATGCACATTAATTTAGAATTACTTGAGTGTGTGTACTTAGTATCTGCAATGCTGATAGAAATTCCCTACATGGCTg cacATGAATTTGATGCAAGAAGAAGAATGATATCTAAAACTTTCTATCAACAACTGCGATCTAGTGAACGTCAATCGCTTGTAGGACCACCGGAATCAATGAGGGAGCATGTTGTAGCTGCTGCTAAAGCAATGCGTAATGGCAATTGGTCAGCTtgcaataatttcattattaatgaGAAAATGAATGCTAAG GTTTGGGATCTATTTTATCAAGCTGATAAAGTTCGTGCAATGCTCACTCGACTAATTAAAGAAGAAGCTCTAAGAACTTATCTTTTCACTTATTCTCATGTTTATGATTCGATTTCTATGCCAACATTAGCTGATATGTTCCAACTAAAACGACCCGTCGTACATTCCATTATCAGTAAAATGATTATCAATGAAGAACTTATg gcTTCTTTGGATGATCCATCTGAGACAGTTGTTATGCATAGAAGCGAACCAAGTCGTCTACAATCATTAGCTCTTCAACTTACTGATAAAGTTAACAACTTTGTTGATTCTAATGAAAGAATTTTCGAAATGAAACAAG gcAATTTCTTTTCAAGAGGAAACCATGGAAACTTCCGTGACCgtcaaaattataatcgtCAGGGTGCAGACTGGAATCGTCAAAGACGAGACCGTGATCGTAATCGTGAAGAAAATCGTAACTATTaa